A single genomic interval of Hyphomicrobium methylovorum harbors:
- a CDS encoding ABC-F family ATP-binding cassette domain-containing protein codes for MLHINDLTYRIEGRPILEGATVAIPSGHKVGLVGRNGAGKTTLLRLLKDEIAPDDGTISIPRNARIGHVAQEAPGGDDSLIEWVLSADTERAQLLAEAEHAHDPERIAEIQLRLTDIDAHSAPARAARILSGLGFDDAAQQRACREFSGGWRMRVALGAVLFLKPDILLLDEPTNYLDLEGTLWLESHLKAYPHTVLIVSHDRDLLNRAVGAILHLDKGKLTLYAGGYDDFEETRREKQRLELKLMKKQDEQRRHLQAFIDRFKAKASKAAQAQSRVKALAKMQPIAAQVDDRVVPFHFPDPQKTIASPLLRIEKASAGYEPGRAILNGIDLRIDNDDRIALLGQNGNGKSTLAKLIAGRLAPLTGNLFGAQKVDVGYFAQHQLDDLSPNSTPYDYIVKLMPDATEAQRRTRLGTFGFGAAKADTVCKNLSGGEKARLLLAITAFHGPHLLILDEPTNHLDVDSREALVRALLEYNGAVILISHDRHLIEATADRLWIVRDGAVSSYDGDIDSYRTLLLEERGGRNSERRDDRTNVDDRASRADQRRAAAERRAELAPLKKTMVVAEQRVDTLAKKIAKLDAVLADAELYTSDPQRAQKAALERGQLSRDLAAAEDEWLSATDAYESASAAVDA; via the coding sequence ATGCTGCACATCAACGATCTCACATACAGGATCGAGGGAAGACCGATCCTCGAAGGCGCGACAGTCGCCATTCCCTCCGGCCACAAGGTTGGACTTGTCGGGCGCAATGGCGCGGGCAAGACGACGTTGCTGCGTCTGCTGAAAGATGAGATCGCGCCCGATGATGGCACCATTTCCATCCCTCGCAATGCGCGCATCGGCCATGTCGCGCAGGAAGCTCCAGGCGGCGACGATAGCCTGATCGAATGGGTCTTATCGGCGGATACCGAGCGCGCTCAGCTCCTCGCCGAGGCGGAGCACGCGCACGATCCGGAACGCATCGCCGAAATTCAATTGCGTCTCACGGACATCGACGCCCATTCGGCGCCAGCGCGTGCAGCCCGCATTCTGTCCGGTCTCGGCTTTGACGACGCTGCGCAACAGCGCGCCTGCCGGGAATTTTCCGGCGGCTGGCGGATGCGCGTCGCGCTTGGAGCAGTTCTGTTTTTGAAGCCCGATATTCTTCTGCTCGACGAGCCGACGAACTATCTCGACCTTGAAGGAACGCTTTGGCTCGAAAGCCATCTCAAGGCGTATCCGCACACGGTGCTCATCGTCAGTCACGATCGCGACCTGCTGAACCGGGCGGTCGGCGCGATCCTGCACCTCGATAAAGGCAAGCTCACGCTTTATGCGGGAGGCTATGACGACTTCGAGGAAACGCGGCGCGAGAAGCAGCGGCTCGAACTGAAGCTGATGAAAAAGCAGGACGAGCAGCGCCGTCATCTGCAGGCGTTCATCGACCGCTTCAAAGCAAAGGCCAGTAAGGCCGCGCAGGCCCAAAGCCGCGTGAAGGCGCTCGCGAAAATGCAGCCGATCGCCGCGCAGGTCGACGACCGCGTTGTGCCATTTCATTTTCCCGATCCGCAGAAGACAATCGCAAGCCCGCTGCTGCGCATCGAAAAGGCAAGCGCCGGATATGAGCCGGGACGCGCTATTCTCAACGGCATTGATCTCCGCATCGATAACGATGATCGCATTGCGCTTCTCGGGCAAAACGGAAACGGCAAGTCAACGCTCGCCAAACTGATCGCGGGCCGTCTTGCGCCGCTCACCGGCAACCTGTTCGGCGCGCAGAAAGTGGATGTGGGATACTTCGCACAGCATCAGCTTGACGATCTCTCACCAAACTCGACGCCCTACGATTACATCGTGAAGCTGATGCCGGACGCGACGGAGGCACAGCGGCGCACGCGGCTTGGCACGTTTGGTTTTGGCGCAGCGAAGGCTGATACCGTCTGCAAGAATTTGTCGGGCGGAGAGAAAGCGCGATTGCTGCTGGCGATCACCGCCTTTCACGGACCGCACCTTCTCATTCTCGACGAACCGACCAACCACCTCGACGTTGACAGCCGCGAAGCGCTCGTTCGCGCGCTGTTGGAATACAATGGCGCCGTTATCCTGATCAGCCACGACCGGCATCTTATTGAAGCGACAGCCGATAGGCTTTGGATCGTGCGTGACGGTGCGGTGTCTTCCTATGACGGAGACATCGACAGCTACCGTACGCTCCTTCTCGAAGAGCGCGGCGGGCGCAATTCGGAACGGCGCGATGATCGCACGAACGTGGATGATCGGGCGTCTCGCGCGGATCAGCGCCGCGCGGCGGCTGAGCGACGGGCGGAACTCGCGCCGCTGAAGAAGACCATGGTTGTTGCCGAACAGCGGGTCGACACGCTGGCGAAGAAAATCGCCAAGCTCGATGCGGTTCTCGCTGATGCCGAGCTATATACCAGCGATCCTCAGAGGGCGCAGAAAGCGGCTCTGGAGCGCGGGCAATTGAGCCGGGATCTGGCCGCGGCCGAGGATGAGTGGCTTTCCGCGACGGACGCCTACGAAAGCGCTTCCGCCGCGGTCGACGCCTAA
- the glyS gene encoding glycine--tRNA ligase subunit beta codes for MSELLLELLSEEIPARMQLRAADDLKRLVVEGLIARGLETGEARAYATPRRLTLVIENVPAKSPAIAEEKKGPRVGAPEKAIEGFLKSAGLSEISQATVVTDEKKGDYYLAKIERPGRAAAEIIAETLADVTAKFPWPKSMRWGSASFQWVRPLQSVICLLGGKIVPLEIAGLQSNSETRGHRFLGPGPFKVKSFADYREKLAAHHVLLDTEDRKAAIAEQAKTLAKQAKLELVDDDALLAENAGLTEWPVVLMGSFDKAFLDIPGEVLTASMKLHQKCFSLRDPKTKKLANKFLLVSNLVATDGGEAIVSGNEKVIRARLSDAAFFWQQDLKHPLGEMAGKLAGITFHQKLGSQKDRVERIEQLAFELAGACDAVPEDARRAAGLAKADLVSEMVGEFPELQGLMGRYYAEAVGTKPEIARAIELHYKPKGPTDVVPRADQGDAVAAAVALADKLDTLVGFWAIGEKPTGSGDPYQLRRAALGIIRIVLENDFRVPLTHYIASAEEKLAPGSKPTDAKASAAVQKDLLAFFADRLKVFLRDQGKRHDLIDAVFALGGQDDLALIVRRVEALDAFLKTDDGANLLAGVKRAANILSIEEKKDKKSYAGPYDLKLLSEKEELALAAAIEAVKQDTAAAINVENFAGAMRALSELRAPVDHFFEKILVNADDPKIRENRLRVLAEIRAATLNVADFSKIAG; via the coding sequence ATGTCCGAATTGCTGCTTGAGCTTCTGTCGGAAGAAATCCCCGCGCGCATGCAATTGCGCGCGGCTGATGATTTGAAGCGCCTTGTCGTTGAAGGTCTGATAGCTCGCGGCCTCGAAACCGGAGAGGCACGCGCCTACGCAACGCCCCGGCGTCTGACGCTTGTCATCGAAAACGTCCCCGCGAAATCACCCGCGATTGCAGAAGAGAAAAAAGGCCCGCGCGTCGGTGCGCCCGAGAAGGCGATCGAAGGCTTTCTGAAGTCCGCCGGTCTTTCCGAAATCTCGCAGGCAACAGTCGTCACAGACGAAAAGAAGGGCGACTACTATCTCGCGAAGATCGAGCGCCCCGGTCGGGCTGCCGCTGAGATCATCGCTGAGACGCTCGCTGACGTAACAGCGAAATTCCCCTGGCCGAAATCCATGCGCTGGGGCAGCGCATCCTTTCAGTGGGTGCGCCCACTGCAATCGGTGATCTGCTTACTGGGCGGCAAAATCGTGCCCCTGGAAATCGCCGGACTACAATCAAATTCCGAAACTCGCGGACATCGGTTCCTCGGGCCGGGGCCGTTCAAAGTCAAAAGCTTCGCCGACTACCGCGAAAAGCTCGCGGCGCATCATGTGCTGCTCGACACCGAAGACCGCAAAGCCGCGATTGCCGAACAGGCGAAAACACTCGCCAAGCAGGCCAAGCTCGAACTGGTCGATGACGATGCGCTGCTGGCAGAGAACGCAGGACTGACGGAATGGCCAGTCGTGCTGATGGGCTCGTTCGACAAAGCGTTCCTGGACATTCCAGGCGAAGTGCTGACCGCTTCGATGAAGCTGCATCAGAAGTGCTTCTCGCTGCGCGATCCCAAAACGAAGAAGCTCGCGAATAAATTTCTACTCGTTTCAAATCTCGTCGCCACGGATGGCGGCGAAGCGATCGTTTCGGGCAACGAGAAAGTCATCCGCGCGCGCCTATCCGATGCCGCCTTCTTCTGGCAGCAGGATTTGAAGCATCCGCTTGGTGAGATGGCGGGCAAGCTCGCTGGCATCACGTTCCATCAGAAGCTCGGATCGCAAAAGGATCGCGTCGAACGCATCGAGCAGTTGGCGTTTGAACTCGCGGGCGCCTGCGATGCCGTACCGGAAGACGCGCGCCGCGCGGCAGGTCTGGCGAAGGCCGACCTCGTCTCTGAAATGGTCGGCGAATTTCCAGAGCTTCAAGGCTTGATGGGCCGCTATTACGCTGAAGCCGTCGGCACGAAGCCCGAGATCGCACGTGCCATTGAACTTCACTACAAGCCGAAAGGCCCAACCGATGTCGTTCCGCGCGCCGATCAGGGCGACGCGGTCGCTGCAGCCGTCGCGCTTGCGGACAAGCTCGATACGCTCGTCGGCTTCTGGGCCATCGGCGAAAAGCCGACCGGTTCAGGCGATCCCTACCAGCTCCGCCGCGCCGCACTCGGCATCATTCGCATTGTGCTGGAGAATGATTTCCGCGTGCCGCTGACGCATTACATTGCATCGGCTGAAGAGAAGCTCGCACCCGGTTCGAAGCCAACGGACGCGAAAGCCTCTGCCGCCGTGCAAAAGGATCTCCTCGCCTTCTTCGCTGACCGGCTAAAAGTCTTCCTGCGCGATCAGGGCAAGCGGCACGATCTGATCGACGCCGTGTTCGCACTCGGCGGACAGGACGATCTCGCGCTCATCGTTCGTCGCGTTGAAGCGCTCGATGCGTTCCTGAAAACAGATGACGGCGCGAACCTGCTCGCGGGCGTCAAACGCGCGGCGAACATCCTCTCGATTGAGGAAAAGAAAGATAAGAAATCATACGCAGGTCCGTACGATCTCAAGCTGCTTTCGGAAAAAGAAGAACTCGCGCTCGCCGCTGCAATTGAGGCGGTGAAGCAGGACACGGCAGCGGCGATCAATGTCGAGAATTTCGCGGGCGCCATGCGCGCACTGTCGGAGTTGCGCGCGCCGGTCGATCACTTCTTCGAAAAGATCCTGGTGAACGCTGACGATCCGAAAATCCGCGAGAACCGGTTGCGCGTCTTGGCTGAAATCCGAGCCGCGACTTTAAACGTCGCGGATTTCTCCAAGATCGCTGGGTGA